Proteins from a single region of Psychrobacter cryohalolentis K5:
- a CDS encoding sensor histidine kinase has protein sequence MFTIESIANKFRISYLLFALLLCTTFVSIFMYAEMRIEQDLVKGRLLQQLQLSQEKEGEQAAYTANPGIKIYRYDSAPENLKAIANGTVQEMQVTVNNQTGDTETNLHFFAHQQNEQKYILTYLEGSEMVMENYPVLAIFEELEDIFADALKIAVVLSLLIAALFSYLSSKQIIKPLLDLKQAVETDHQNLTDLTHLPSEVGVLARAIDEKNHKLEQYLKREQLFTGDVSHELRTPLTIIMGASEVLASQLEENSRLSEFANRISTTAKETSEIISALLLLSRAPEQLDTPQTSINTIALNEVTRLTYLLRHKPVTCKVVAEQDYIANVRPELLKMALGNLIKNAFQYTDDGEVIVTIDAEKITVTDTGLGIPEIMMPLLYERFERLNDINTSDQVEGSGLGLSIVQRIMTHMNWELMHQDNATGGSTFSIYYNKCHI, from the coding sequence ATGTTCACTATAGAATCCATCGCTAATAAGTTTCGAATCTCCTATTTGTTATTTGCCTTACTGCTTTGCACAACGTTCGTCAGTATTTTTATGTACGCTGAGATGCGAATCGAACAGGACTTAGTGAAAGGACGTCTTTTACAACAGCTGCAACTTAGTCAAGAAAAAGAAGGTGAACAGGCGGCTTATACAGCAAATCCTGGTATTAAAATTTATCGTTATGACAGTGCGCCAGAAAATTTAAAAGCGATAGCAAACGGAACTGTTCAAGAGATGCAGGTAACCGTGAACAATCAAACGGGCGATACTGAAACGAATCTTCATTTTTTTGCCCATCAACAAAATGAGCAAAAATATATTTTGACCTACTTAGAAGGGTCCGAGATGGTGATGGAAAACTATCCTGTTTTAGCTATCTTTGAAGAGTTAGAGGATATATTTGCAGATGCACTAAAAATTGCGGTTGTTTTGAGTTTGCTCATTGCAGCGCTATTCTCTTACTTATCCTCTAAGCAAATCATCAAGCCTTTACTAGATTTAAAGCAAGCCGTAGAAACCGATCATCAAAACCTCACTGACTTAACCCATTTACCCTCAGAAGTTGGGGTGTTGGCACGTGCTATCGATGAAAAAAATCATAAACTAGAGCAATATCTAAAACGTGAGCAGCTATTTACTGGCGATGTCAGTCATGAATTACGCACACCGTTGACCATTATCATGGGTGCATCGGAGGTACTAGCCTCACAACTTGAAGAAAATAGTCGCCTGAGCGAATTCGCCAACCGTATTAGTACGACCGCCAAAGAAACCTCCGAAATCATCAGCGCTTTATTACTTTTATCGCGCGCGCCTGAACAGCTGGACACACCGCAAACCTCTATCAACACCATCGCCCTTAATGAAGTGACACGCTTAACATATTTGCTCCGCCATAAACCGGTAACTTGTAAAGTAGTCGCTGAGCAAGATTACATAGCAAATGTCCGCCCTGAGCTGCTAAAAATGGCATTGGGTAATTTAATAAAAAATGCGTTTCAATACACAGATGATGGTGAAGTCATTGTCACTATCGATGCTGAAAAAATTACGGTGACTGATACTGGTCTTGGTATTCCCGAAATTATGATGCCTTTACTCTATGAGAGATTTGAGCGTCTGAATGACATAAATACCAGCGATCAGGTAGAAGGTAGCGGTTTGGGTCTTAGCATTGTGCAACGTATCATGACTCATATGAACTGGGAGCTTATGCATCAAGACAATGCTACAGGTGGTAGTACGTTTAGCATTTATTATAATAAATGCCATATATAA
- a CDS encoding phosphatase PAP2 family protein encodes MITLIQKNQQLLLLGVFILLVVVVLWVLQSVIIRYGQKVLNQVPTCWTVLEQYFGKSKRLTRLKNNYPKLYHASLQRLTVQHFYGLPLTVLFLVMGYILALFFGLVEDVVTSDTIVATDFFVSQQMSMLSESPVVTFFIFITSFASTATTCLIVLLVCILCWVIRQPYILVGFLIATLGSTIFTFLSKLLFHRTRPVDILLFEQTDSFPSGHATVTVALYGFLAYMAIRFSRNFATQVRIAVITVFFSLLIGLSRILLNEHYLSDVLGGYLVGALWLTVAISVTEWLRTRDKIDWQISWSVTQVRLVWLNIVCVLIGTSIYAEFYQLPLLI; translated from the coding sequence ATGATTACGCTCATCCAAAAAAATCAGCAATTGTTGCTTTTAGGAGTCTTTATTCTATTAGTGGTGGTTGTTTTATGGGTTTTACAGTCTGTGATAATTCGCTATGGTCAGAAGGTACTGAATCAGGTGCCGACATGTTGGACGGTGCTCGAACAATATTTTGGAAAAAGCAAACGACTCACTCGCTTAAAAAATAACTATCCAAAACTGTATCATGCTTCGTTGCAAAGGCTTACTGTACAGCACTTTTATGGATTGCCTCTGACGGTTTTATTTTTAGTCATGGGTTATATCTTAGCTTTGTTTTTTGGTTTGGTTGAAGATGTGGTTACGTCAGATACTATTGTGGCAACGGATTTTTTCGTGTCACAGCAGATGAGTATGCTGAGTGAGTCGCCTGTAGTGACGTTTTTTATTTTTATTACTAGCTTTGCCTCTACTGCAACGACCTGTTTAATCGTATTGCTAGTCTGTATCCTCTGCTGGGTGATTCGCCAACCCTATATATTGGTAGGGTTCTTAATAGCCACTTTAGGAAGTACGATATTTACTTTCCTCAGTAAACTATTATTTCATCGCACGCGACCAGTAGATATTTTATTGTTTGAGCAGACAGATTCTTTTCCCAGTGGACATGCGACAGTTACGGTTGCGTTATATGGTTTTCTGGCTTACATGGCCATTCGTTTTAGTCGCAACTTTGCCACGCAAGTTCGGATAGCTGTGATTACTGTTTTTTTCTCACTATTGATAGGATTAAGCAGGATTTTGCTGAATGAGCATTATTTGAGCGATGTACTGGGAGGTTATTTGGTAGGCGCATTATGGCTAACAGTAGCGATTAGTGTGACAGAGTGGCTAAGGACGCGTGACAAAATTGATTGGCAGATAAGTTGGTCAGTTACTCAGGTTCGTCTGGTCTGGCTCAATATTGTATGTGTACTGATCGGCACCTCGATATATGCTGAATTTTATCAGTTGCCATTGTTAATCTAA
- a CDS encoding TonB family protein, producing the protein MDSPEILKAKAAKPQAIQLELVTLPKSSAAATEERRAENILTNSNPAPQRLPQSEKKSAELSGTKQVEAKSVNAVSEPTFSKPLNSIKPLSSEPKKQTPDPIKNQSNPEKTKITKETQLPVLVQKNTTKESEEIAKEIAEEEQDIVALVQAMTEQVSPESTDMSTQGLVIKETRKTVKIKAEEEIDIASLIRSVTAQFNRDQARQWQEGRKRAGQELLQTQAGKSNEKRKQLNLNDEAVDFLEEQASWLDQKKPETDLPSAIWREVTSQSGDIFTVLLELHVDKSGYITDVQLLESSGNKIVDIAAMTQVRAGQLKPFQQNERPVNGIVPMSLIYERP; encoded by the coding sequence ATGGATAGCCCTGAAATTTTAAAGGCTAAAGCAGCTAAGCCTCAGGCAATCCAATTAGAGCTAGTGACATTGCCAAAATCATCCGCAGCGGCTACTGAAGAACGTCGTGCCGAAAATATCCTTACAAACTCTAATCCTGCTCCTCAACGACTGCCGCAATCAGAGAAAAAATCCGCTGAACTATCAGGTACTAAACAGGTAGAAGCTAAGTCAGTAAATGCTGTGTCAGAGCCAACCTTTAGTAAACCGCTAAATTCTATTAAACCTTTAAGTTCTGAACCAAAAAAACAAACACCTGATCCAATAAAAAATCAGTCAAATCCAGAAAAGACTAAGATAACAAAAGAAACTCAACTGCCAGTCTTGGTACAGAAAAATACGACCAAAGAATCGGAAGAAATTGCCAAAGAAATAGCGGAAGAAGAACAGGATATTGTAGCCTTGGTTCAAGCGATGACAGAACAGGTCAGCCCTGAATCAACAGATATGTCAACGCAAGGGCTGGTCATAAAAGAGACGAGAAAAACAGTTAAGATTAAGGCTGAAGAAGAAATAGATATAGCGTCGTTAATCCGATCGGTGACAGCACAATTCAATCGTGATCAAGCACGTCAGTGGCAAGAAGGTAGAAAACGCGCAGGGCAAGAGCTGCTGCAAACGCAGGCTGGCAAGAGTAATGAGAAACGAAAACAGCTTAATCTCAATGATGAGGCAGTTGACTTTTTGGAGGAGCAAGCCAGCTGGCTTGATCAGAAGAAACCTGAAACAGACCTACCGTCGGCGATTTGGCGTGAAGTGACTAGTCAATCAGGCGATATCTTCACTGTATTATTGGAGCTTCATGTTGATAAAAGCGGCTACATTACGGATGTGCAATTGCTCGAATCATCGGGTAATAAGATTGTTGATATTGCAGCGATGACCCAAGTCAGAGCAGGACAACTTAAACCGTTCCAACAAAATGAGCGACCTGTTAATGGCATTGTACCGATGTCATTAATATATGAGCGACCTTAA
- a CDS encoding MotA/TolQ/ExbB proton channel family protein, with product MDFTDYWQYTDIITKSLFFALFALSIVSWVTGILRLYYSHQLAKTVVVDLAQQIHNQIPPTLQASPEERRLLTEQMLLQQIGRYRYQSEQGLPLLGTTAAIAPFIGLFGTVWGIFHALRSIGDSGQAGLAQVAGPVGEALIMTGLGLAVAIPAVIFYNVITRMNRRILYRANDIAHGLLGESMRPSMLANSKATLVEATGAKVTDSQVADGKV from the coding sequence ATGGATTTTACAGATTATTGGCAATATACGGATATCATTACTAAGAGTTTATTTTTCGCATTATTTGCTTTGTCGATTGTGTCTTGGGTGACAGGGATTTTACGATTGTACTATAGCCATCAGTTGGCTAAAACCGTCGTCGTTGACTTAGCTCAGCAAATACACAATCAGATACCGCCCACTTTGCAAGCTAGTCCAGAAGAGCGCAGGCTTCTCACCGAACAGATGCTATTACAGCAGATTGGTCGATATCGTTATCAAAGCGAGCAAGGGTTACCACTGCTCGGTACGACTGCTGCTATTGCACCCTTTATTGGGCTATTTGGGACAGTGTGGGGCATATTCCATGCGCTACGTAGTATTGGTGATAGTGGGCAGGCAGGACTTGCCCAAGTAGCGGGCCCAGTAGGTGAAGCGCTTATTATGACTGGTCTAGGTCTTGCGGTCGCGATTCCTGCGGTGATTTTCTATAACGTCATTACGCGTATGAATCGCCGGATCTTGTATAGAGCCAATGACATTGCGCATGGTCTATTAGGCGAGTCAATGCGACCGAGTATGCTAGCAAATAGCAAAGCAACTCTCGTTGAAGCAACTGGTGCCAAAGTGACTGATAGTCAAGTTGCTGATGGCAAAGTATAG
- a CDS encoding phosphoethanolamine transferase: MSKHLITDLAIAETHNISLAKNNNATSDKNKFYHREVNLTYLIIVVTLYLVATANIGFFKQVLTIYPFADNIGFIVSLTGLLFGLMWLLFQLLCYRPTAKVVLIAMVLIAAVCGYFTDAYGTIFDTGMLVNSLQTDQAEAMGLIAPSFIVRLLLLGLLPAFLISKIRIKRLSIVRSIVQKTITLITSIAIIAVCLLPFGDQYASFFRQHKIVRSYTNPITPVYSVIKLGTDYVDELRRPDTLILHAPDAKRTAAVSSTTKPKLMVFVVGETVRADHIGLNGYKRDTMPLLASQPDIYSYKHATSCGTSTAYSVPCMFSYANRSDYDVDTAEYNENVLDTLNKQGVNVIWRDNNSSSKGVADRVTVEDYKTPKLNPNCDIECRDIGMLDGFDTLVKSDTGVKTAAKPQDTLILLHQMGNHGPAYYQRYPKEFEEYKPVCMTNELSKCDAQSVINGYDNAIRYTDYFLNAVIDTLKPYEQDYDVVMVYISDHGESLGENNVYLHGLPYGIAPNAQKQVPVIIWSPKNNGINPKSLSNMTNQPVSHDFITPTLLHFFGITTQEVASEPTFFKTTH, from the coding sequence ATGTCAAAACACTTAATTACCGATCTAGCCATTGCAGAAACCCATAATATAAGTCTTGCTAAAAATAATAATGCAACTTCCGATAAAAATAAATTTTATCATCGTGAAGTCAATCTTACTTATCTGATTATAGTGGTTACGCTCTATCTCGTTGCTACTGCAAATATTGGCTTCTTTAAACAAGTATTAACGATCTATCCGTTTGCTGATAACATTGGTTTTATCGTTTCTCTGACTGGCTTACTGTTTGGGCTGATGTGGTTATTGTTTCAGCTATTATGTTATCGACCGACAGCAAAAGTAGTACTTATTGCTATGGTGCTGATTGCGGCAGTATGTGGTTACTTCACCGATGCTTATGGAACGATATTTGACACTGGCATGTTGGTTAACAGCTTGCAGACAGACCAAGCAGAAGCGATGGGTTTGATAGCACCAAGCTTTATTGTTCGACTGCTACTATTGGGTCTGCTACCTGCTTTCTTAATTAGTAAGATTCGTATAAAGCGTTTGTCTATAGTTCGCTCAATCGTGCAAAAGACAATCACCTTGATAACGTCTATTGCGATAATAGCGGTTTGCCTATTACCATTTGGAGATCAATACGCCAGCTTTTTCCGCCAGCATAAAATAGTACGTAGTTATACCAATCCCATTACCCCTGTTTATTCTGTTATCAAACTCGGTACCGATTACGTCGATGAGCTACGCCGCCCTGATACCTTGATACTGCATGCGCCAGATGCAAAGCGTACCGCAGCCGTCAGTAGCACAACGAAACCTAAGCTGATGGTGTTCGTAGTCGGTGAAACGGTTCGCGCTGACCATATTGGCTTGAATGGCTATAAACGCGATACGATGCCGTTACTTGCCAGCCAGCCGGATATCTATAGCTACAAGCATGCGACCTCTTGTGGTACGTCGACTGCTTATTCAGTACCTTGCATGTTCAGTTATGCAAACCGAAGCGATTACGACGTTGACACTGCTGAATATAATGAAAACGTGCTTGATACCCTCAACAAACAAGGCGTTAATGTTATCTGGCGGGACAATAACTCTAGCTCTAAAGGCGTGGCAGATCGAGTCACCGTTGAGGACTATAAAACGCCTAAGCTAAATCCTAATTGTGATATTGAATGTCGTGATATTGGCATGTTGGACGGTTTTGATACTTTAGTTAAGTCGGACACAGGGGTCAAGACAGCTGCGAAGCCACAAGATACACTGATTTTATTACATCAAATGGGCAATCACGGTCCTGCTTATTATCAACGTTATCCCAAGGAATTTGAAGAATACAAGCCAGTCTGTATGACCAACGAGTTATCTAAGTGTGATGCTCAATCCGTTATAAATGGTTATGACAATGCGATTCGCTATACCGATTACTTTTTAAATGCCGTCATAGATACGCTAAAACCCTACGAGCAAGACTATGACGTAGTGATGGTATATATTAGTGATCATGGGGAAAGTCTGGGTGAAAACAATGTATATTTACATGGTCTGCCGTACGGTATTGCGCCGAATGCGCAAAAACAGGTGCCAGTCATTATTTGGTCACCTAAAAACAATGGCATCAATCCTAAGAGTCTGTCTAATATGACCAATCAGCCAGTGTCACATGATTTTATTACGCCAACCTTATTGCATTTTTTTGGTATCACTACTCAAGAAGTAGCGTCAGAACCCACCTTTTTTAAGACTACCCATTAA
- a CDS encoding response regulator transcription factor codes for MYKILIIEDNPDIVANIYAFFEPKGFELDNAHNSLSGLALASSNRYDVILLDVMLPGMDGTKLCKTLREELHDKTPVLMLTARDTVLDKVAGFDSGADDYLVKPFSLVELEARIKALIRRHQDEHFQHNIEVGKLSLNTEEHSIKREDKPLKLTPTGFKILHTLMIASPRVVSKTELEEKVWGQDVPSSDALRTHLHSVRAQVDKPFDKVMIVTMAGVGYQIIDPDKV; via the coding sequence ATGTATAAGATACTTATTATTGAAGACAATCCTGATATCGTAGCCAATATCTATGCTTTTTTTGAGCCAAAAGGTTTCGAGTTGGACAATGCCCATAATAGTCTGAGTGGCTTGGCACTGGCTTCAAGCAATCGCTACGATGTTATATTGCTCGACGTGATGCTTCCCGGTATGGATGGTACTAAGCTGTGCAAAACGCTTAGAGAAGAGCTGCATGATAAGACGCCCGTATTGATGCTGACCGCGCGTGATACTGTTTTGGATAAGGTTGCAGGGTTTGATAGTGGTGCGGATGATTATTTGGTCAAACCTTTCTCATTGGTTGAATTAGAAGCTCGCATCAAAGCATTAATACGCCGCCATCAAGATGAACATTTTCAGCACAATATAGAAGTTGGCAAGCTGTCTCTAAATACTGAGGAACACAGTATCAAACGAGAAGACAAACCATTAAAACTAACCCCAACGGGATTCAAAATCTTACACACTCTGATGATTGCCTCGCCTCGGGTAGTCAGTAAAACTGAGCTTGAGGAAAAAGTATGGGGACAAGATGTGCCAAGTAGTGATGCGCTTCGCACCCATTTGCATAGTGTGCGTGCGCAAGTTGATAAACCGTTTGATAAAGTCATGATAGTAACAATGGCTGGTGTTGGTTACCAAATTATTGACCCAGACAAAGTTTGA